In the genome of Fulvivirga maritima, one region contains:
- a CDS encoding T9SS type A sorting domain-containing protein translates to MKRQLLLTAVLFVLMMTGYAQVITVTGGPGRVNNNTVISGLPFTATVTGLNGTPQRWSVGIGTVNGQLIYNTSSTSISNAIVDRTLTGNIALISVGATNGNGVARYLNVESSECESSLGVLQAINCQFADAILFPVPNGATSYNWSVSPSRIFTNNGSSIRISRPRPNTTYTVTVTITGGVCDGETITTTFNTGDCDGIFEPLSEDELTEEDLTIYPNPVNTDELYVQFGKPALNSEISILSEDGLKIDGPSIENNGGGAIINLKGLTPGTYYLKIIDATGKENVKRFIVE, encoded by the coding sequence ATGAAACGACAACTTTTACTAACTGCTGTACTCTTTGTACTGATGATGACGGGCTATGCTCAGGTGATTACTGTAACGGGAGGCCCGGGCCGGGTAAATAATAATACTGTAATTAGTGGCTTACCATTCACTGCTACTGTAACGGGGCTAAATGGCACTCCTCAGCGCTGGTCTGTAGGGATCGGAACCGTTAATGGCCAGCTTATTTACAATACCTCTAGTACCAGTATTTCAAATGCCATAGTAGATAGAACCCTCACAGGAAATATCGCATTAATTTCAGTAGGAGCTACTAATGGAAATGGGGTCGCGAGGTATCTTAATGTGGAATCGTCTGAATGTGAGTCTAGTCTAGGGGTTTTACAGGCAATTAACTGTCAATTTGCTGATGCTATTTTATTTCCTGTTCCTAATGGAGCCACCAGTTATAATTGGTCCGTTTCTCCTAGTAGAATTTTTACTAATAATGGAAGTAGCATCAGGATAAGCAGGCCACGTCCTAATACCACATATACAGTTACCGTAACAATCACTGGTGGAGTATGTGATGGAGAAACTATAACTACAACATTTAATACAGGAGATTGCGACGGTATTTTTGAGCCATTGTCAGAAGACGAATTGACCGAAGAAGACTTGACCATATACCCTAATCCTGTGAATACCGATGAGTTGTATGTTCAATTTGGTAAACCGGCACTTAATAGTGAAATCAGCATCTTATCAGAAGATGGATTGAAGATAGATGGTCCGAGCATAGAGAATAATGGGGGCGGAGCCATCATAAATTTAAAAGGTTTAACACCTGGCACCTATTACCTGAAAATAATAGATGCTACCGGCAAAGAAAACGTCAAACGTTTTATAGTGGAATAA
- a CDS encoding DUF6686 family protein translates to MYCKNDILLNESNMYITKCRGCGKVALLYNNFFVSFNNKDFLNFMDYIEMLDFNSSAVKFPNGEQYVTVYTCHEDIYFIFNKINFNEFRDKLLQVQLLLQVKHILKM, encoded by the coding sequence ATGTATTGTAAGAATGATATTCTTTTAAACGAGAGTAATATGTACATTACCAAATGCCGGGGATGTGGAAAGGTAGCGCTGCTTTACAATAATTTTTTTGTCAGCTTTAATAACAAGGATTTTCTAAATTTCATGGACTACATTGAAATGCTGGATTTTAACAGCAGTGCTGTTAAATTTCCGAATGGAGAGCAATATGTTACAGTTTATACCTGCCATGAAGATATTTATTTTATCTTTAATAAGATCAATTTTAATGAATTCAGAGATAAGCTTTTACAAGTGCAGTTACTGCTTCAGGTGAAGCATATTTTAAAAATGTAA
- a CDS encoding 2Fe-2S iron-sulfur cluster-binding protein, translated as MNDLEKWKNKVDTDNLSEDEENILSDLGLSGSTRRGFLKRVSAASLSMWAAPYFSSEIMAKENQDKVIAFMNEIKVNLHVNKAKKPLTLDSRTTLLDALRESLGFTGTKKGCDHGQCGACTVIIDGKRKLSCLTLAATCKDKEITTVEGLAVNGKLHPMQEAFLKHDGFQCGYCTPGQICSSVALLDEAKNGEASYVTEDFKKMKKDITLSEEEIRERMSGNICRCGAYNNIVQAFKEVHSGDDEMPTWEFATEEQMKKASRS; from the coding sequence ATGAATGACTTAGAAAAGTGGAAAAACAAGGTGGATACAGATAATCTCAGCGAGGATGAAGAGAATATATTATCTGATCTGGGCCTTTCTGGCAGTACGCGGCGTGGCTTTTTGAAGCGCGTTTCTGCAGCGAGCCTTAGTATGTGGGCAGCGCCTTATTTCTCATCAGAGATTATGGCGAAAGAAAATCAGGATAAGGTGATAGCTTTTATGAATGAAATAAAAGTGAACCTCCATGTCAATAAAGCTAAAAAACCATTGACTCTAGATTCAAGAACCACGTTGCTGGATGCTCTGCGTGAGAGCTTGGGCTTTACAGGAACCAAAAAAGGTTGTGATCACGGTCAGTGCGGAGCTTGTACAGTAATTATAGATGGAAAACGTAAACTTTCATGCCTAACGCTGGCTGCCACATGCAAAGATAAGGAGATCACCACTGTGGAAGGTCTGGCTGTTAATGGCAAATTGCATCCAATGCAAGAAGCGTTTTTAAAGCATGATGGCTTTCAATGTGGCTATTGTACTCCTGGTCAGATATGTTCTTCTGTCGCTTTGCTAGACGAAGCGAAAAACGGAGAGGCCAGTTATGTAACAGAAGATTTTAAGAAAATGAAGAAGGATATTACCCTTTCTGAAGAAGAAATCAGAGAACGTATGTCTGGTAATATCTGTAGGTGTGGGGCATATAACAACATAGTGCAGGCCTTTAAAGAGGTGCATAGTGGTGATGATGAAATGCCTACATGGGAATTTGCCACTGAAGAGCAAATGAAAAAGGCCTCTCGCTCATAA
- a CDS encoding Ig-like domain-containing protein translates to MKSKLILINSLLFAFFGFTSCSDDDNSEDIIDVEHEINFTSPQSEETVWNEATVTFEVTANQDPDKIEVFLNEELLATLTSEPYEFTFNSQEYEDGDYTLKAVTFDQSGQEITSENLDVKINNTLLDFSIADIEYHENQYIILTSDDGELLTYIKTNNSGESIKLKRPSDFNEALFAMHNITIQHYNNPERGDAVILKSIYKLSPGEFQLGRDTEIDYFSNYIDINFSDIPEHSGGTLSTLDYFTNITELKESYVQIPQNPEERSTYLMLNTVDGPAYQLIKNMGNATYEVSLSQMNYNMDELTISMDNPNYHIASHSVRSIEHGKQAKVLVSNYEMTDNYVFYFPNDHPFNRYQSLIEVKETNGNHSYSYTKTGDVSTNFEFLNAQLDIQETGENEVSVDISGDYDFLSLNWTSFSNLSNSPNSDRYYWHTESKTYDEVHFPELPTEILELYPRIRKEQFINGNDVRINGELFDYDICQSYEDYILKSYYSNGYDLFHNSQELKIVRHNIGY, encoded by the coding sequence ATGAAATCAAAACTCATACTCATTAACTCTCTACTATTCGCATTTTTTGGTTTTACTAGTTGTAGCGATGATGACAACTCAGAAGATATTATAGATGTAGAACATGAAATCAATTTCACATCTCCACAGTCAGAGGAAACCGTTTGGAATGAAGCTACTGTTACTTTTGAAGTGACCGCTAATCAAGATCCTGACAAAATTGAGGTTTTTCTCAATGAAGAACTCCTAGCCACCCTCACCTCTGAACCTTACGAATTTACTTTTAACTCGCAGGAATACGAAGATGGTGATTATACTCTAAAGGCTGTTACTTTTGACCAGTCAGGTCAGGAAATCACTTCTGAAAACCTGGACGTTAAAATCAACAACACCTTATTAGACTTTAGCATAGCTGATATTGAATATCATGAAAACCAGTATATTATTTTAACATCTGATGATGGAGAACTGCTTACATATATAAAAACGAATAACTCTGGAGAGTCCATCAAACTCAAAAGACCATCGGACTTCAATGAAGCCTTATTTGCGATGCATAATATTACCATTCAGCACTATAATAACCCTGAACGTGGTGATGCAGTAATTTTAAAGAGCATTTATAAACTAAGCCCAGGTGAATTTCAACTAGGTAGAGATACCGAAATAGACTATTTTTCGAACTATATTGATATCAATTTCAGTGATATACCTGAACATTCAGGAGGTACGCTTTCTACTCTGGACTATTTCACTAACATTACTGAATTAAAAGAATCCTATGTACAAATACCTCAGAATCCAGAAGAGAGGTCTACTTATCTCATGTTAAACACAGTAGATGGTCCTGCCTACCAACTTATTAAAAACATGGGAAATGCAACCTATGAGGTTTCCCTGAGCCAAATGAATTATAATATGGATGAACTTACTATTAGTATGGATAATCCTAATTATCATATCGCCAGCCATTCAGTAAGGTCTATTGAGCATGGAAAACAAGCCAAAGTGCTTGTATCAAACTATGAAATGACAGATAATTATGTTTTCTATTTCCCTAATGATCATCCTTTCAACAGGTATCAATCTTTAATAGAAGTAAAGGAAACCAATGGCAACCACAGCTACAGCTACACAAAAACCGGAGATGTAAGCACCAATTTTGAATTTCTTAATGCACAGCTTGATATACAGGAAACTGGTGAAAATGAAGTATCAGTTGATATTTCTGGAGACTATGATTTTCTTTCACTAAACTGGACAAGTTTTTCTAACTTATCTAATTCACCAAACAGTGATAGATATTATTGGCACACAGAGTCTAAAACCTATGATGAAGTACATTTTCCCGAATTGCCTACTGAGATTCTTGAGCTATATCCTAGAATTAGAAAAGAGCAATTTATCAATGGAAACGACGTTAGAATTAACGGCGAATTATTTGATTATGACATCTGCCAATCTTACGAAGACTACATCCTAAAGTCTTATTATAGCAATGGGTACGATTTATTTCATAATTCTCAAGAACTGAAAATAGTCCGACATAATATCGGATATTAA
- a CDS encoding alpha-ketoglutarate-dependent dioxygenase AlkB family protein yields MDLFNPQPDKTTNWLPYGGTVHYFGYVLSQKDADHYYDVLMDTIEWRHDEANMYGKKFITKRKVAWYGDEPYEYTYSNTTKMALPWTEELKQLKAIVEQETGETYNSCLLNLYHTGEESMAWHSDGDLDLKKNGSIGSLSLGAERKFAFKHKQTKEKVELVLAHGSLLEMTGTTQTHWLHRLPPTKK; encoded by the coding sequence ATGGATCTCTTTAACCCTCAACCAGATAAAACCACTAATTGGCTGCCTTACGGTGGCACAGTGCATTATTTTGGGTATGTGCTATCTCAAAAAGATGCAGACCACTATTATGATGTTTTGATGGATACCATAGAATGGCGCCATGACGAGGCGAATATGTATGGTAAGAAGTTTATTACCAAGCGCAAAGTGGCCTGGTACGGAGATGAGCCTTATGAATATACTTATTCTAACACCACCAAAATGGCATTACCGTGGACGGAAGAATTAAAGCAACTCAAAGCTATAGTGGAGCAGGAAACCGGAGAAACATATAATTCTTGCCTGCTCAACTTATATCATACCGGAGAGGAAAGCATGGCCTGGCATAGCGATGGTGATCTGGACTTGAAAAAGAATGGATCAATAGGTTCACTAAGTTTGGGAGCAGAAAGGAAATTTGCCTTCAAGCATAAGCAAACCAAAGAGAAAGTAGAGTTGGTGTTAGCTCATGGTAGTCTGCTGGAGATGACTGGCACCACCCAAACCCACTGGTTACATCGGCTGCCGCCCACCAAAAAATAA
- a CDS encoding alpha/beta fold hydrolase — protein sequence MNRITYKNLEVEGINIAYREAGNPEKPTIVLLHGYPSSSHQYRKVMYQLYDEFHLIAPDYPGFGNSDVPPPKTFEYTFDNLARITNLFLEQKGIDSYAIMMQDYGAPVGFRIATAHPERITAIITQNGNAYEEGLGEAWEDIKALWKDRNPETEKALHHAFTVEGLKWHYVHGTKNEENINPDTWNIDLLKVSRPNVHELNLDLFYDYRNNVKLYPEWQQYMREHQPAVLVVWGKNDEYFPESGASAFKKDIKNIDYNLYDTGHFALEECGEEIIEKIRSFMKALPS from the coding sequence ATGAACAGAATAACGTATAAAAACTTAGAGGTAGAAGGTATAAACATAGCTTATAGAGAAGCAGGAAACCCTGAAAAGCCAACCATTGTGTTGCTACATGGATATCCATCTTCTTCACATCAGTACAGGAAGGTGATGTATCAGTTATATGATGAGTTTCACCTTATTGCTCCTGACTATCCGGGGTTTGGAAACAGTGATGTTCCGCCTCCCAAAACATTTGAATATACCTTTGATAACCTGGCTCGAATTACTAACCTGTTTCTTGAGCAAAAAGGCATTGATTCATATGCTATTATGATGCAGGATTATGGCGCTCCGGTTGGGTTTAGAATAGCCACGGCTCATCCGGAAAGAATAACAGCCATCATCACGCAAAATGGAAATGCTTATGAAGAAGGTCTTGGTGAGGCTTGGGAAGATATTAAAGCACTCTGGAAAGATCGAAATCCAGAAACTGAAAAAGCGCTACATCATGCTTTTACAGTAGAAGGGTTAAAATGGCACTATGTACATGGTACTAAAAACGAGGAAAACATAAATCCTGACACTTGGAATATAGACTTGCTAAAAGTATCAAGGCCTAATGTACATGAGCTTAATCTTGACTTGTTTTATGATTATAGAAATAACGTGAAACTATACCCGGAATGGCAGCAGTACATGAGAGAACACCAACCTGCCGTGCTGGTAGTGTGGGGTAAAAACGATGAATATTTCCCCGAAAGTGGAGCCAGTGCTTTTAAGAAGGACATCAAAAACATAGATTATAACCTCTATGACACCGGACATTTTGCCTTAGAAGAATGTGGCGAAGAAATTATTGAAAAGATCAGGAGCTTTATGAAAGCATTGCCTTCATAA
- a CDS encoding TetR/AcrR family transcriptional regulator, giving the protein MRPQKVLDTQVLEGLTQVFRTKGYEGASLQDLSEATGLMKASLYHRFPKGKQEMATAVLNDVAETAQETIFDTLLDKKLPAIKRFKKGIDQIKAFYDNGKNVCLLRALSMQGGLELFQEQINQGFNDWLDVFYKIGLDLGLEPKKSKDYALLSLVEIQGSLVVSHGTNKTDIFEMTLKNIENRYLKE; this is encoded by the coding sequence ATGCGACCACAAAAAGTACTAGACACACAGGTTTTAGAAGGGCTTACACAAGTTTTTCGCACCAAAGGGTATGAAGGAGCCAGCCTTCAAGACCTGTCAGAAGCTACGGGCTTAATGAAAGCCAGTCTTTACCACAGGTTTCCTAAGGGCAAACAGGAAATGGCGACTGCGGTACTTAACGACGTGGCAGAGACAGCGCAAGAAACCATTTTTGATACGCTTTTAGATAAAAAGCTCCCTGCTATAAAAAGGTTCAAAAAAGGAATAGATCAAATAAAGGCGTTTTACGATAATGGTAAAAATGTTTGTTTGCTAAGAGCGCTTTCTATGCAAGGCGGTCTGGAATTGTTTCAAGAGCAGATTAATCAGGGGTTTAATGATTGGTTAGATGTGTTTTATAAAATAGGACTGGATTTAGGCTTAGAGCCGAAAAAATCTAAAGACTATGCTTTGCTCTCTTTGGTAGAAATACAAGGAAGCCTGGTGGTAAGCCACGGAACCAATAAAACTGACATTTTTGAAATGACCCTTAAAAACATTGAAAATCGATATTTAAAGGAATAA
- a CDS encoding 2OG-Fe(II) oxygenase — MTNFWLVKGSRAYYRVTIKQGVSGLVSGEKFVMAVIFHDAVS; from the coding sequence ATCACCAACTTCTGGCTTGTAAAAGGATCAAGAGCTTATTATAGAGTGACTATTAAGCAAGGAGTGAGTGGATTGGTATCAGGTGAGAAGTTTGTGATGGCAGTTATTTTTCACGATGCGGTTAGTTAA
- a CDS encoding xanthine dehydrogenase family protein molybdopterin-binding subunit, protein MKTLETSSIGQAIDRIDGRLKVTGMAKYASEFPVENVVYAQGVTSTIAKGRITSIDVTEAERQKGVIKVITHKNAEKLQQADKEMPAFTLTSVAPALQSPEIHYYGQFVACVVAETFEQAQYACRLVKVTYEEDKPDIHLDKNRNKAFKPDDQADFSRGDVDAGMQSSDVTLEETYTTPIEHQHPMELHAAIVSWENGKVKTYASQQILDQAKTAISDTFMISKDNVQIIASYLGGGFGSKLNVHKHLILGTMASKMIGRPVQITVTRQQMFTNTGMRQFDEQKMRLGANKNGELQALAHHTTSHCATDQVYYEACGNVSKMLYKTPNNAVTHRLIPLNLQVPNSMRAPGEATGSFALESAMDEMAWKLKMDPIEFRIKNDTQKDLGADKPFSSRLLVECLRIGADKFGWSERKMQPRAKQNGNWLVGYGVSAASRRAPYRKTSARVIADFRNGEAYATIQMDGTDIGTGSYTIVAQTASEYLGIPVKNVNVELGDSDFPVTPGSGGSWGAASYANGVRVACKNLFAKLKQKAGVSEDEETTLANLMKGAKVSSYKVVGTAEPSEEYKNHSVFSFGANFAEVWVDKDTGMYRIKRMVNVGSAGKILNPKTAYSQIIGGLTMGAGMVIAEQTQVEPNYGNFITRSLADYHVPVNLDLANIDVIFLPEEDKIANEIGVKGIGELGITSVAASIANAIFNATGKRMRNLPITPEKLIEAPLEPGV, encoded by the coding sequence ATGAAAACATTAGAAACCTCATCCATAGGGCAGGCTATAGATCGTATAGATGGTCGTTTAAAGGTAACAGGAATGGCCAAATATGCTTCCGAGTTTCCGGTAGAAAATGTGGTGTATGCACAGGGAGTTACCAGTACTATTGCCAAAGGAAGAATAACTTCTATAGATGTTACTGAAGCCGAAAGGCAAAAAGGAGTGATTAAAGTGATTACTCATAAAAATGCTGAGAAACTGCAGCAAGCAGACAAAGAAATGCCAGCCTTTACCCTCACCTCAGTGGCTCCGGCATTGCAAAGTCCTGAAATACATTATTATGGTCAATTTGTGGCCTGTGTGGTAGCAGAAACTTTTGAACAGGCTCAGTATGCGTGTCGATTAGTGAAAGTTACTTACGAAGAAGATAAACCAGATATCCATCTGGACAAAAACAGAAATAAAGCTTTTAAACCCGATGATCAGGCAGATTTCTCCAGGGGAGATGTAGATGCAGGAATGCAATCATCAGATGTCACTTTAGAAGAAACTTATACTACGCCTATAGAGCATCAGCACCCTATGGAGCTGCATGCGGCCATAGTTTCCTGGGAGAATGGTAAGGTCAAAACTTACGCCAGCCAGCAGATTCTGGATCAGGCTAAAACAGCTATATCTGATACTTTTATGATATCGAAAGATAATGTGCAGATAATAGCTTCCTATCTGGGAGGGGGTTTTGGTTCCAAGCTAAATGTACATAAACACCTGATTTTAGGTACAATGGCTTCTAAAATGATAGGCCGACCGGTACAGATTACTGTTACTCGTCAGCAGATGTTTACCAATACAGGCATGCGGCAGTTCGATGAACAAAAAATGCGATTGGGAGCCAATAAAAATGGAGAACTGCAGGCTTTAGCTCATCATACTACTTCACACTGTGCCACGGATCAGGTGTATTATGAAGCATGTGGGAATGTATCAAAAATGCTCTATAAAACGCCCAACAATGCAGTGACTCACAGGTTGATCCCGCTTAACCTGCAGGTGCCTAATTCTATGCGAGCACCAGGAGAAGCTACAGGTAGTTTTGCGCTAGAAAGTGCCATGGACGAAATGGCCTGGAAGCTGAAGATGGATCCTATAGAGTTTAGAATTAAGAATGATACACAAAAAGATCTGGGGGCAGATAAACCCTTTTCTTCACGTCTGTTAGTGGAATGCCTTCGTATAGGAGCGGATAAATTTGGCTGGAGCGAAAGAAAAATGCAGCCTCGAGCCAAGCAAAATGGAAATTGGCTGGTAGGCTATGGAGTAAGTGCTGCCTCTCGTAGGGCACCGTATAGAAAAACCAGTGCACGTGTAATAGCTGATTTTAGAAATGGAGAAGCATACGCTACTATCCAAATGGATGGAACAGACATAGGTACAGGTAGCTATACCATTGTAGCACAAACAGCATCAGAGTATTTGGGTATACCTGTGAAGAATGTTAACGTCGAGCTTGGAGATTCTGACTTTCCTGTAACGCCGGGTTCCGGTGGTTCCTGGGGCGCAGCTTCTTATGCTAATGGTGTGAGAGTAGCTTGTAAGAACCTTTTTGCTAAGCTGAAGCAAAAGGCAGGTGTGTCGGAAGACGAGGAGACTACCCTTGCGAACCTGATGAAAGGAGCGAAGGTAAGTTCTTATAAAGTGGTAGGTACCGCTGAGCCTTCCGAGGAATATAAGAATCACTCAGTATTCTCTTTTGGAGCTAATTTTGCCGAAGTGTGGGTAGATAAAGATACGGGCATGTATCGGATTAAAAGAATGGTGAATGTCGGTTCTGCCGGTAAAATACTGAACCCTAAAACAGCTTATAGCCAAATTATTGGTGGTCTTACTATGGGAGCCGGTATGGTCATAGCTGAGCAGACACAGGTAGAGCCTAATTACGGTAACTTTATTACCAGAAGCCTGGCCGATTATCATGTGCCTGTTAATCTGGATCTGGCCAATATTGATGTGATTTTCTTACCTGAAGAAGATAAAATAGCTAATGAAATAGGGGTAAAAGGTATAGGAGAACTGGGAATTACCAGCGTTGCTGCTTCTATTGCCAATGCCATTTTTAATGCTACAGGCAAAAGAATGAGAAACCTGCCTATTACTCCAGAAAAGTTAATAGAAGCCCCATTAGAACCTGGGGTTTAA
- a CDS encoding methylated-DNA--[protein]-cysteine S-methyltransferase → METKDKLSFDRIAKAIEYLQAHFRLQPNLNEVARQVHLSPSHFQRLFTEWAGTSPKKFLQYISVEHAKAILQQQEGSTLFDATFETGLSSTSRLHDLFVNIEGMTPAEYKNGGKNLIINYSWAESPFGHVLVASTQKGICYMEFHQEEESAVEMLMAKYPKASFNKKMDDMQRNALIIFQKDWSQLSKVKLHLKGTDFQLKVWESLLKIPMGKLSTYGRIAEQIGNPKASRAVGTAVGNNPVAFLIPCHRVIQSSGVFGGYMWGTDRKTAIIGWEGVKVAQ, encoded by the coding sequence ATGGAAACTAAGGACAAATTAAGCTTTGATAGGATAGCCAAGGCTATAGAATATTTACAAGCACATTTTAGGCTACAGCCCAACCTTAATGAGGTGGCCAGGCAGGTACATTTGAGTCCTTCACATTTTCAGCGACTTTTTACCGAGTGGGCAGGTACCAGCCCTAAAAAGTTTTTGCAATACATAAGTGTGGAGCATGCAAAAGCCATACTACAGCAGCAGGAGGGGAGCACTTTATTTGATGCTACATTTGAAACGGGGCTGTCTAGTACCAGTCGTTTACATGATCTTTTTGTGAATATTGAAGGCATGACACCCGCAGAATATAAGAATGGAGGAAAGAACCTAATCATTAATTATAGCTGGGCCGAAAGTCCGTTTGGTCACGTGTTGGTGGCGTCTACTCAAAAAGGCATATGCTATATGGAGTTTCATCAGGAGGAAGAAAGTGCCGTGGAAATGCTCATGGCTAAGTATCCAAAGGCCTCTTTTAATAAAAAAATGGATGATATGCAGCGCAATGCTCTGATTATTTTTCAAAAAGACTGGAGCCAGCTTTCTAAGGTGAAGTTACACTTAAAAGGCACTGATTTTCAATTAAAAGTATGGGAAAGTCTGCTAAAAATCCCGATGGGTAAATTATCTACCTACGGGCGCATTGCTGAGCAAATAGGAAATCCTAAAGCCTCCCGAGCGGTGGGTACGGCGGTAGGTAATAATCCAGTAGCCTTTTTAATACCTTGCCACAGGGTGATACAATCTTCAGGGGTATTTGGAGGTTATATGTGGGGAACAGACCGAAAGACCGCGATTATAGGTTGGGAGGGAGTGAAGGTAGCGCAGTAA
- a CDS encoding FAD binding domain-containing protein, whose amino-acid sequence MRPFKYISATTGEQALQAAEANEKGKYLGGGTNLVDLMKEDVERPDHLIEVADLEYNSIQENKKGGLTLGAMVSNSDTANHPEVRQKYPLLSMAMLSAATAQIRNMATNGGNLLQRTRCPYFYETSMPCNKREPGSGCGAKKGMNANHAIFGYSDSCVAVHPSDMCVALAALNAEVEVMQTNGKTKMIPFEDFHRLPGDQPEKDTNLGKAELITAIHLPKPIYADHYYYLKIRERSSYAFALISVAAGVQIKNGTIASAGLAMGGVAHKPWKLTKAEKFLKGKQPSTENFERAAAIALEEAKPLSENGYKVPMGEKAIVRALTQAYQREV is encoded by the coding sequence ATGAGACCATTTAAATATATAAGTGCGACTACAGGTGAGCAAGCATTGCAAGCGGCTGAGGCTAATGAAAAAGGAAAATATCTGGGAGGAGGGACTAACCTGGTAGACCTTATGAAAGAGGATGTAGAGCGACCTGATCATTTAATAGAAGTAGCCGACCTTGAGTATAATTCTATACAGGAAAACAAAAAAGGAGGCCTCACTTTAGGGGCTATGGTGAGTAATTCGGACACCGCTAATCATCCAGAAGTCCGTCAGAAATATCCTTTATTATCAATGGCTATGCTGTCAGCAGCTACAGCTCAAATCAGGAATATGGCTACCAATGGAGGTAACTTATTACAAAGAACGCGTTGTCCGTATTTTTATGAAACCTCTATGCCTTGCAATAAGCGGGAGCCGGGCTCTGGCTGTGGAGCTAAAAAAGGGATGAATGCTAATCATGCTATTTTTGGATATAGTGATAGCTGTGTGGCGGTGCATCCTTCTGATATGTGTGTGGCTTTGGCAGCACTCAATGCAGAAGTAGAGGTGATGCAGACCAATGGAAAAACTAAAATGATTCCTTTTGAAGATTTTCATCGCTTGCCTGGAGATCAGCCTGAAAAAGACACCAACCTGGGAAAAGCAGAATTGATTACAGCCATACATTTACCCAAACCTATTTATGCTGATCATTACTATTATTTGAAGATAAGAGAACGATCTAGTTATGCTTTTGCCTTGATATCAGTAGCCGCTGGGGTGCAGATAAAAAATGGCACCATCGCCTCTGCCGGATTGGCTATGGGCGGGGTAGCACATAAGCCCTGGAAACTTACTAAAGCGGAGAAATTTTTGAAGGGAAAGCAACCTTCCACAGAGAATTTTGAACGAGCAGCAGCTATAGCTCTGGAAGAGGCTAAGCCACTATCAGAAAATGGTTATAAAGTGCCTATGGGCGAAAAAGCTATTGTGAGAGCTTTGACTCAGGCCTACCAAAGAGAAGTATAA